One genomic region from Amaranthus tricolor cultivar Red isolate AtriRed21 chromosome 12, ASM2621246v1, whole genome shotgun sequence encodes:
- the LOC130828195 gene encoding T-complex protein 1 subunit gamma-like: MILVTYTKHTITSYEDQRSKRATVTKLPGFSISTDYSSTSSSSQNPLLRLHLPLRISLSISSEPETMHAPVLVLKDSTKRESGTKVHHANIRAAKAVAEVIRTTLGPRSMLKMLLDAAGGIVVTNDGNAILRELDLAHPAAKSMIELSRTQDEEVGDGTTSVIVLAGEMLHVAEEFIDKNYHPTVICRAYSKALEDAVAVLDKIAMSIDIKDRAIMLGLVKSCIGTKFTSQFGDLIADLAIDATAMVGVDLGQGLREVDIKKYIKVEKVPGGQLEDSQVLKGVMFNKDVVAPGKMRRKIVNPRIILLDSPLEYKKGENQTNAEILRDEDWEVLLKMEEEFIENMCSQILKFKPDLVITEKGLSDLACHYLSKAGVSAIRRVRKTDNNRIAKACGAVIVNRPDELQESDVGTGAGLFEIKKIGDEFFAFIVDCKDPKACTVLLRGASKDLLNEVERNLQDAMCVARNIIKNPKLVPGGGATELTVSATLKQKSSSIEGIEKWAYEAAALAFEAIPRTLAQNCGVNVIRTMTALRGKHANGENAWIGIDGNTGEIADMKEKKIWDSFTVKAQTFKTAIEAACMLLRIDDIVSGIKKKQAPGAQAPSKPSVEQADDADNEQMIPE; the protein is encoded by the exons ATGATTCTAGTAACTTATACAAAGCATACAATTACAAGTTACGAAGATCAACGTAGCAAAAGAGCGACAGTCACAAAGCTTCCAGGGTTTTCCATCTCTACAGACTATAGCTCTACTTCCTCTTCCTCCCAAAACCCTCTGCTTCGTCTTCATCTCCCTCTTCGCATTTCACTCTCCATCTCTTCCGAACCAGAAACCATGCACGCACCAGTCCTCGTTCTCA AGGATTCTACTAAAAGGGAATCTGGCACTAAGGTTCATCATGCTAACATCCGAGCAGCTAAG GCAGTTGCTGAAGTGATTCGAACGACATTGGGTCCACGTTCAATGCTTAAGATGCTCCTTGATGCTGCTGGAG GCATAGTTGTGACAAATGATGGGAATGCAATTTTACGCGAGTTAGATCTTGCACACCCTGCTGCTAAG TCGATGATTGAACTTAGTCGGACACAAGATGAAGAAGTAGGTGATGGAACAACTTCTGTTATTGTTCTTG CTGGTGAGATGCTCCATGTTGCTGAagaatttattgataaaaattacCATCCTACTGTGATTTGTCGAG CTTATAGCAAAGCTCTGGAAGATGCAGTTGCAGTTCTCGACAAGATTGCTATGTCCATTGATATCAAGGATC GTGCAATAATGTTGGGACTGGTGAAGAGTTGTATTGGGACGAAGTTTACAAGTCAGTTTGGTGATCTGATTGCT GATCTAGCAATTGATGCCACTGCGATGGTTGGTGTGGATCTTGGTCAAGGACTGCGAGAGGTTGACATTAAGAAGTATATTAAAGTTGAGAAAGTTCCTGGTGGCCAGTTAGAAGATTCTCAGGTGTTGAAAGGGGTGATGTTCAATAAGGATGTAGTTGCTCCTGGAAAGATGAGGCGGAAGATTGTGAATCCTCGAATAATCCTTCTTGATTCTCCTCTTGAGTACAAGAAAggtgaaaatcaaacaaatgcAGAGATTCTGAGAGATGAAGATTGGGAAGTCTTGCTAAAAATGGAAGAAGAGTTTATTGAGAATATGTGCTCACAGATACTGAAGTTTAAACCTGATTTAGTGATCACAGAAAAAGGCCTTAGTGACTTGGCATGCCATTATTTAAGCAAGGCTGGCGTTAGTGCAATTAGGAGAGTGAGGAAGACAGATAATAACAGAATTGCCAAGGCATGTGGGGCTGTCATTGTGAACAGGCCAGATGAACTGCAGGAATCAGATGTAGGTACTGGTGCTGGTTTGTTTGAGATTAAGAAAATCGGTGATGAGTTCTTTGCCTTCATTGTTGACTGCAAGGATCCAAAAGCCTGTACTGTGTTATTGAGAGGTGCTAGCAAAGATCTCTTGAATGAAGTGGAAAGAAATTTACAG GATGCCATGTGTGTGGCAAGAAATATCATAAAAAATCCAAAACTTGTTCCTGGAGGGGGAGCTACAGAGCTGACTGTATCAGCAACCCTTAAGCAAAAGAGTTCATCCATTGAAGGCATAGAAAAG TGGGCATATGAAGCCGCTGCTTTAGCCTTTGAGGCTATACCACGGACGTTGGCCCAAAATTGTGGTGTAAATGTTATCAGGACTATGACGGCCTTACGGGGAAAG CATGCAAATGGTGAAAATGCTTGGATAGGCATTGATGGAAACACTGGAGAAATAGCAGATATGAAAGAAAAGAAG ATCTGGGATTCATTCACTGTGAAGGCTCAGACTTTCAAGACTGCCATAGAAGCAGCCTGCATGCTTCTAAGGATAGATGATATTGTGAGCGGTATCAAGAAGAAGCAGGCTCCTGGAGCACAAGCTCCCTCAAAACCATCGGTAGAGCAGGCAGATGATGCTGATAATGAACAAATGATACCAGAGTGA